A region of the Vigna unguiculata cultivar IT97K-499-35 chromosome 9, ASM411807v1, whole genome shotgun sequence genome:
TTAGCTGCCATATAAAAGCGTCGAGCATGAAAACAGTGCTAGTAGCATCGGTAAAACAATGGGgtggaaagaaaataaaggagtTAGATTCTGTTTAACCCACACTAGCGCCACAAtactaaattatgaaattttaaatataaaaataagttaaaaggaTCAACTTTGAAGACACAAAACTGGACACACttgatttttacattaaaaagttaaaaaatagtgttagCTAGGTCGACACTGagatttaataaattatgacaGTAAATAAAGCTACCAACGTCGATCATTGGGACACTAAAGTGGAAACTagagttaatttttatattaaaaattaggtTTACTTAGTAATTTAATCCAACATTTATATGAAGGGAGATGTAAAGCGATTAGTGGCTAATTTGGCAAGGgtagaaagataaaaatatgtttcaacTTACACCATGAGATAATGTATTTTTGTTCACATTCTTTCAAAATTGTACACTTGTTGTCAACTACAAGTTTGAGAAATGATCCTCAAACTATTTCAAATGAGGGGACCACTCCATGTTAGTTTTGAACGAATCTGAATGTCCTAGTGGTTCGTGCAAAGATTATTGATTAAGTGATGATGGATTTTTGTTTGTCCTTGTTCATATGCGTATCGGTTGCAATGAGGCCAATGGATACTTCAATAAGTTAGATATACCATAATTTGTATTCATAATTATCAACTACTATGATCAATTACGTTTTTATTTGAAGATTGTTCTTACAAGTTAACTCTAACGAAGAAGTCTCCACTACTGTACATAAGTATTTTCTAGAATGGTTCAAGGTCTATGTAAGTGCACTAGTTACTTACTAGTTGTACGATGTATACCTTATTTATGTTTATCACTAATGCATAGGTTGATGATGAAAGGAATAGAATAGTAGACTCAAACATGAGGGTGCTAGCTTGGAAACCTAATCCAAAGGCAATCTCGTGGAATATGTATTTTGTTAATGATTATAAGTTTCATGTAAGGGTTAAGTATGATTTTAGTCCCTGCACTTTgattcaaaattggaattcatccCTATCCGAAACTTcgatacattttggtccctaaactttaaaaatgaataaatatagtccttttaacccaatttcgttattttttttacgGATCGAATGCGTTTCATGTTAATATTCtagttgtttatattatttgacataTTCTCGGTTCAATATCTACGAAAAAATGCATTCTAAacctaaaaaaatgttaacataattttgttaaaaagactatattcattcatttttaaagtttagggactaaaatgTATCGAAGTTTCAGACAGGGATGAATTCTAATTTTTGGTCAAAAttcagagactaaaaacatatttaaccctttcaTGTAAAgatatgaagatttttttttttaattatgaatggtTTGATCCAAGAATAGATGTTGGCACGAGAGTTCATTGATTCATATTATATCTTTATGATCCATGCATCCTTATATGAAGATATGTATTATATGAAGATATTTAGGAACTTTTGTGGCTGTCTGTCACAACAAAACCTTGAGGTCATGTTGAAGTTGACGACATTCAAGATGAATTAACATAACAAACTCATGAAAGGCATAGTGTCTTGTCATTGACAAGAATTGAACAAGTTCAAGGCTTGGCTGACACATCTGTTCTTCAATTACTTAATGATGATGTTATTGAACTAATGCTTGATGAGTGCCATGAAAATTTGGATCAGTCAAACGAagataatgaagaaaatgaatatGATGACGATGATGATTGAGACTTTGATAACTCTaacaaataatgtattttattttgtgcatATTATGGCATAACCAACATAAAATTAATGCAAAATTGAACGgctcaaatgttttttttttttttggcagaAAAAATGGTCAGGACTAGAGGAAGACACGGTAAACTTGTCCGACGTGATCAACGTAAGCGTGGGGTTCCCATATCTATGCATGGTGATTTAGCAGTAGAGCTTGGAAATATCTCTTATGGTAATGTGTTATCCAGGCATACTGCTAGTAGTGGCCAGCATCCACCCCATCTTCCTCATTCCTCCATTCCCTCTTCGTCCACCCCCTCTCCGTCCACTCCCTCCTCATCCACCCCTTCTCCACCAACTTCCTCTTCAAATACCCCTTCACAACTCACTCCCTCTTCATCTACCCCCTCTTTCTCTACTGATCAAAGACATGTTTTTCAATCGTCTTTGCGTTCTATGCCATTGCCTCATCATACATCTACGTCAGTACTTCATCACACCACTTATCCACCACTACATCCCACTACTTATCCACCACTACATCCCAATTTTCCCCAAACAGTACCGCCAGTACTGCCCTCTTCTGCCCCGAAAGTCCACGACACTCGTCGTACCATAGTCCAATCCTTTTCTCCTACAGTCCACTTCCCCTTTCATCCCTTAGTCCAAGTTCCCTCTACTCCCTTAGGCCAAACCTCCTTTGCTCTCCCAGTCGAGCCCCCCCATGATGATGTAGTCCAGCACACCCCAGCTACTTCAAACCACCATGTCCTTCCTGAGGAGGTGCCTCGTGATGCTAGTGGGAGGGTTATCATAAGACCCGTGGGTAAAGGGTAAGTTTACTatgtttttgatattttatttcactCTCTAAATTTAATGCTTAACATTATGGTTTGTATGTTTTGTAGTTGGACACCTAACCGTTATGCAGTTGAGGCCATTGGTCATGCAATTAGGTCACAATTCGGAGGTCCCTACCACCATTATGAGGCTATGCCTGAGGACGCCCAACTTAAATGGTGGACTAAATTTAAGGTGACTGTAATTACTAATTTCAATGAATAACAATTTTACCATTCTTCAATACTATCAAATTAGTTCAATTTGTTCTTTACTTTTATAGGCTAGAGTGACTTGGGCCCCTCAAGATGAGTGGCAAATTAGAAAAGTCTATGAGTCAAAAGTTAGAAAACGCCTCTCTGATATGTTGACTAAAGCAAGGGTGAGAGGGAACAAACCTAGCTGGATTGGAGAACAAGCATGGAGTGCACTTTTGAACTATTGGGATTCTGAGAAGTTCAAAGAAAGATCATCCCGAAACAAAATCAATCGGTCTTCAGCTAGAGGTGGAGCGTTGCACTCGACGGGTCGAAAATCACACTTGGACATAGCATTGGCTCTAGTAAGTATTATTCATTAATGATgttattaaattcatttatccaagatatgtttattttaactATACAACTTCCAGGAACGTAAATATGGTCGACCTGTAGAGCCGGATGAATTATTTCTAGCTACTCACACCAAGAAGAATGGGGGTTGGGTAGATGGTCGTGCCCGGGAGACTTATGTaagttgttttaaattttgttacttatttctttaacataaattttttaataattgcaACTTCCAATACTCCTTTAGGAAACCTACCATGAGCGGTTGAGGGTCATCCAAGCAGAAAGTTTTGAAAGATCAACATCCGACCccaaacaaataagtgcagtaATAAAGATTCAATGTTGGAAGGATGTTGCTGGAGGCAAGAGTAAAGGTAGAGTTTATGGTACAGCAGATTTGGCTGCCAACATTCGTCACGGAGTCTCATCCCTCACTCAGCCATCCTTGTTAGCTGCTGCCACCAATCACATTGACCTCTCTGCTACCGATCACATTGACTATTCTGCTGAGAATGAACAACTTCGTCGACAAGTCACACAAGCAAACATAACTGCTCGTGAAGCAATGGAAAAGTGTGCAAAGTTGGAGGACACTATGCAGTTGCTTAAACAACAAATGGCGATGATGATGGAACGACGGGTTGAAGACATGTCAACAAGTATAACTTAGGTTCACACTCACTATGGCGTGATGATCAACCACTTGAGTTCATCTGCACCGTAAgagagatttattttttaattattttttcatgtactaaatatttgaataaacaTACATATGATAGAAATATTGACGAGGTTGGGTAACAATTTCTGATCTACATTTTGATTTCCTCCAATTGATTAATATAATTAGATAATTTACTTTTCAGACGTTACCATATCTATGATCAAATTCAAAACTAGATTTTGTAACAATGTATCGTTCTATCCtttctaattattttcattgttgTCATAGGTACTTCAACTCATCATCCGCTATGATTTTGTACTCACCTGGACCTATCTTTCAAATGGAACAAATTTGTGTTTCTAATTTCATGTAATATCTGGATTTGGATTTAGAATCAAATTATAATTccaggtttgatgtatatgtgaaattggaattgaaattGCACATTGGAATTGGATTACTATGGTAACTTGTTGTATATACTGTAATTGGTTTTAATTACAATTCTATTTGGATCTAGAACTAAATTGCAAAAGTTGGAAGTGTAATTGTCATTAGATTCGGATGTATACATATTAGCAGTTGAGTTTGTATTTGTATTTCAATTGCCAGGTTCTGCAATTCAAAATATTGCtattggttaaaaatattaatcaagtGAAAGCAGGTATTTTCAGCCATTCGAGTGAGCAAATGAGCTAATTGGCATGGGTTTTTCTCCGTTTGTGTGGATATTTTTTGACATTATTTAGACTTTTTGTTGTAGTGAATATCCTGAATGCATTATTTGTGCCATATGTGAAGGCCACTATCAAAGACAATGAGGTTTAATGTGTTGAAAGTTATTCCAACTGCATCCTCTAGATGCGCAAAGAAGGCATTTACTGGAATTTGAGATTTAAATTGTGTTAACAGAATAGCTTTACCTTAgggtcaattttttttatggaaaatgatattttaattcatttttttttttatctatttgtaATTTATTGTTTCAATCATTATtagatcatatttttttttttctttttaatgatgTGATGTAATGATCTAATAGTGATTAAAGTGGTggattaaaaatggataaaaaaagcAAGTTAAAGTATCGttgtctttttttatctttaaggCTTCTTGATTTGAGTGGTTGTATGTTAAGGGTTTTTATACACGTTATTAAATAGCAGCTATgactatttttatgttttcagaTTAAGCCTCGGTTGTTATTTGACTTAGAATTAGATGAACGGGTCACAGGTTGTAACTAACCTTCTGTGATTAAGTTGGAGCATTTtagtttt
Encoded here:
- the LOC114164025 gene encoding uncharacterized protein LOC114164025 isoform X1, which gives rise to MAERTEKGFLKQLKVFPSSKKGGKGKRSGRAENCFRKSIGLGLKTPKDAIEEKMVRTRGRHGKLVRRDQRKRGVPISMHGDLAVELGNISYGNVLSRHTASSGQHPPHLPHSSIPSSSTPSPSTPSSSTPSPPTSSSNTPSQLTPSSSTPSFSTDQRHVFQSSLRSMPLPHHTSTSVLHHTTYPPLHPTTYPPLHPNFPQTVPPVLPSSAPKVHDTRRTIVQSFSPTVHFPFHPLVQVPSTPLGQTSFALPVEPPHDDVVQHTPATSNHHVLPEEVPRDASGRVIIRPVGKGWTPNRYAVEAIGHAIRSQFGGPYHHYEAMPEDAQLKWWTKFKARVTWAPQDEWQIRKVYESKVRKRLSDMLTKARVRGNKPSWIGEQAWSALLNYWDSEKFKERSSRNKINRSSARGGALHSTGRKSHLDIALALERKYGRPVEPDELFLATHTKKNGGWVDGRARETYETYHERLRVIQAESFERSTSDPKQISAVIKIQCWKDVAGGKSKGRVYGTADLAANIRHGVSSLTQPSLLAAATNHIDLSATDHIDYSAENEQLRRQVTQANITAREAMEKCAKLEDTMQLLKQQMAMMMERRVEDMSTSIT
- the LOC114164025 gene encoding uncharacterized protein LOC114164025 isoform X2 — its product is MVRTRGRHGKLVRRDQRKRGVPISMHGDLAVELGNISYGNVLSRHTASSGQHPPHLPHSSIPSSSTPSPSTPSSSTPSPPTSSSNTPSQLTPSSSTPSFSTDQRHVFQSSLRSMPLPHHTSTSVLHHTTYPPLHPTTYPPLHPNFPQTVPPVLPSSAPKVHDTRRTIVQSFSPTVHFPFHPLVQVPSTPLGQTSFALPVEPPHDDVVQHTPATSNHHVLPEEVPRDASGRVIIRPVGKGWTPNRYAVEAIGHAIRSQFGGPYHHYEAMPEDAQLKWWTKFKARVTWAPQDEWQIRKVYESKVRKRLSDMLTKARVRGNKPSWIGEQAWSALLNYWDSEKFKERSSRNKINRSSARGGALHSTGRKSHLDIALALERKYGRPVEPDELFLATHTKKNGGWVDGRARETYETYHERLRVIQAESFERSTSDPKQISAVIKIQCWKDVAGGKSKGRVYGTADLAANIRHGVSSLTQPSLLAAATNHIDLSATDHIDYSAENEQLRRQVTQANITAREAMEKCAKLEDTMQLLKQQMAMMMERRVEDMSTSIT